In the Coraliomargarita sinensis genome, ATAGAGAAGGTCGTTCTGGTCGAACTGAACTTCGAGCCAGGTACCGCGGTCCGGTATAATACGGAAGGCGTGGAGGATCTTGCCACTGGTATGCGTGCTTTCTTCAAACGCGATACCGGGCGAACGGTGCAGCTGACTGACGATCACACGCTCAGCACCGTTGATGATAAAGGAACCGCGTTCGGAAACCATCGGGAGCTCGCCCATGTAAATTTCCTCGTCCTTGATGTGGTCTTCCTCACGGAGGCGAAGCTTCACGTAGAGGGAAACGGAGTAGGTCACACCGTCGCGGATCGCTTCGATCTCGGTCTCACGTGGTGGCTCAACGCGGTAGTTGACATACTCGAGGTGGCAACGGCTGTCGTAACTTTCGATCGGGAAGACCTCAGAGAATACCGCCTCCAGGCCAACTGCTTTCCGCTGGTTGGTCGGGGTGTCCATCTGGAGGAACTCCTTGTAGGAGTCCACCTGATTCTCAATCAGGTTGGGTGGCTGGATAACTTCCTTAAGTTGACCGAAATTTGTGCGTTTTGACATGATGCTATGTCCGTTGAACGGTGATGATGATGGTAAATTCAGTTGGTGTGCCGCGGAAGACGGCGGAAAAGCAAAAACAGCTAGGCGAGGCTTGCCCGTTGCTGGGCAAGCTCACCTAACTGTGTAAATGTAGTATGATTGAGTATAATTCGGAGTTGTTCCGTGATTACTTCAATTCGACTTCAGCGCCGGCAGCTTCGAGCTTCTTCTTGATCTCTTCAGCTTCGTCCTTGGAGGCACCTTCCTTAACAGGCTTCGGTGCGCCTTCGACGAGTTCCTTGGCTTCCTTGAGTCCGAGGCCGGTGATGGCGCGAACTTCCTTAATGGCACCAATCTTGTTGGAGCCAGCAGCCTTGAGGATAACGTCAAACTCGTCCTTCTCCTCGGCAGCTTCTTCGCCACCGCCAGCAGCAGGTGCGCCGCCAGCAGCGACAGCAACAGGAGCAGCAGCGCTTACGCCCCACTTCTCTTCGAGTTCTTTAACGAGATCGGCGACTTCGAGCACGGATTGTGCGCTGAGCCACTCGACGACTTGGTCTTTTGTGATATCTGCCATGATGTTATACCTTTCAATGGGTTAGCATCCCCGCGTCGGGGACATTTAAGAGGCGAATTCCTCCTAACCGTATTTTATGGTTTTTGGTTTTTCGGCCACCGCGATCAGGCGACGGCTAAAAGTTGTGATGTGATGATTTCGATTACTCGCCGTTTTCCGCACGCACTTTGGCTTGCAGAACATTGACGACGTTTTGCGGAACCGCGTTGAGGACGCGAACGAGGCCGGTGCCAGGCTGAGTGAGCAGGCCAAGGAGCTGCGCGCGAAGCGACTCGAGGCCCGGAAGCTTGGCAAGCGCTTCGATTTGCTGCTTGTCCAGGGTCTTGTCGTTAAAGATGCCGACCTTGAGATCGACCTTTTCTTTATCCTTGAAGAACTTGTTCAGAACCTTGGCAACACCGGAGGGATTGTTCCCGCCCACGATGATCGCAGTCGGTCCGCTCAGGTGCTCGCTTACGTCTGGGTACTCCTTCTCGCCGGCAGCGATGCCGAAGATAGTATTCTTCACCACGTGGAACTCGGCGTCGTGCTCGGCCAGCGAGGCACGGAGCTCGGCTGTCTCATCGACAGTGATGCGTTCGTAGTTCGCAAGATAAACGTAATCGGATTTTGCGAGGTGCGTGCTGACCTCATCAACGAGATATTTCTTTTCTGGTCTCATGTCGTATGTCCCTCCTTAGCTCTTGTTATACGGAGCCGCATCGACTGAGATGCCGGGGCTCATGGTGGCACTGAGGGTCAAGCTCTTGAGGAACTTGCCGGTTGTGGACTGAGGCTTGGCGTCGGTCAGGGCCTTGATCGCCGCTTCAGCGTTTTCGGTGATTTGCTCGGGAGTGAAGGAGCGCTTACCGACAACGATGGCGACATTGGCCGTCTTATCCATCTTGAACTCGACGCGTCCGCCCTTGACTTCCTTGATCCCTGCCGGGATGTCATCGGTGACGGTGCCGGACTTCGGATTCGGCATCAAACCACGGGGACCAAGCACGCGAGCGACCTTACGAACGCTCTTCATCGCACTGGTGGTGGCGATGGCGACATCAAAGTCAGTCCATCCGCCGGAGACCTTTTCAATCAGGTCGTCGAGACCGGCTTCGTCGGCACCTGCCTCTTTGGCTTCGTCCGGATTTTCAGTGAAGACAATAACGCGAACCGTCTTACCGCTGCCATTCGGAAGCGAGAGGGTCCCGCGGACCATCTGGTCGCTCTTACGAGGATCGACCGTGAGGTGGGCGTAGATTTCGACGGTTTCGTCGAACTTCGCCTTCGGTAGTTTGTTCAGTAACGCAGACGCTTCTTCGACCGAGTAAGTCTTCGTCAGGTCCGTCATTTCGACGGCCGAACGGTAGCGTTTGCTTCCCTTGATTTGCTGGGTGGCCATAATATTAATCTCTAGTTGTTCGTTTGGAGCCCCGAATGGCGCTCCGAAAGATTAGTCGACGACTTCGAGGCCCATGGAGCGTGCGGTGCCGGCGATTATGTTGAACGCGGCATCCTCGTCCTTGGCATTGAGGTCGTTTTTCTTGGTTTCGCAGATTTCGAGTACCTGCTTGCGAGTGACAGTGCCGACTTTTTCCTTGTTCGGCACGCCGGATCCCTTGGCGATACCGGCAGCCTTCTTCAAAAGAATGGCGGCGGGCGGCGACTTCAGGATAAAGGTGAAGGAACGGTCTGCATAGACTGTGATGACAGTCGGCAGAATCATACCGGCCTGGTCCTTGGTCTTGGCATTGAACTCCTTACAGAAGCCCATGATGTTAACACCTTGCGCACCCAGTGCCGGACCCACGGGGGGAGCCGGATTGGCCGCGCCTGCAGGGAGTTGCAAACGGATTTCTCCTGTTACTTTCTTAGACATGACGGATTAGCTTTCTTCAGTTCTCTGGACTTGCCAGTATTCAAGTTCAACAGGCGTGTAACGCCCGAAAATAGAGACGGAAACCTTGAGCTTGCCGCGATCGGGGTCGATCTCCTCGATCTTGCCCACAAGATTGGCAAAAGGCCCGTCGTTGACTTTGACCATTTCGCCGACCTCGTATTCGATTTTCGGCTTTTCTTTACCCTCAGCTTCCTCGACCTGGTTGATAATGCGGTCGATTTCGCTCTTTTTGAGGGGTGTCGGCCGGTCACCGCCAACAAAGTTAATCACGCCCTGTGCTTCACGCACAAAATACCAGGGCTTCTGCAGCAGCTTGCCGTCATCATCATAAAGACGCATGTTGACGAAAACGTAGCCGGGATAAAATTTGCGGGTTTTGGTCGTTTTCTTGCCGTTCTTGACCTCGGTCACGGTCTCGGTGGGCATGAGAACGTCGAAAACAAAATCTTCCATCTCCTCGATGGCGATGAATTTATCGAGGTATTTCTTAGCCTTTTGCTCTTGGTTGGAGAGCGTTTGAACAGCATACCAGCGCGGACCGGTGATGGTGGAAGTTTCCGACATTTTTGTTTAGGGATCGTTAAAACGTGAAAGGACGACAGGCCGCGATGCGCGCTATCGGACCCAGGAAGTCAATAGTTCGACGCCGTTCATCAGCGAAAAGTCAGTGAGCGCGATAAAAGAGCCGAGAATCGCAGTCGCGATCAACACTACGAACGTGGAATCGCGTAATTCGGTCTTGGAAGGCCAGGACGCCTTTTTGAGCTCGGCCATCATCTCCTTGTAGAAGAGACGAATGCTGGTGAACGGGTTTTTCATGAAATTTATAAAATGGCAGGAGAGGAGGGACTCGAACCCACAACTTACGGTTTTGGAGACCGTTGCTCTACCAATTGAACTACTCTCCTAAGAAATTATGTATAGTAACTATTAAGACAGCGAAGCCGAGGGCTCCATTTCAGAGCCCTCGGCAAAACTGGAGGGAAACGGTCTGACCGGGATTACTTGGTCACCTCGGTGATACGACCGGCACCGATGGTGCGGCCACCTTCGCGGATCGCGAAACGTTGACCAGCTTCCATCGCGACGTTCTTACCAAGCTCGATGTCGACGGTAAGGTTGTCGCCGGGCATAACCATCTCGACGCCTTCCGGGCACTTGATGATGCCAGTCACGTCGGCGGTGCCGAAGAAGAACTGCGGACGGTAACCGTCGAAGAATGGAGTGTGGCGGCCGCCTTCTTCCTTGGACAGGACGTAAAGCTCGGCTTTGGCGGAAGTGTGCGGTGTGATGGAGCCGGGCTTGGCAATCACTTGACCGCGCTCGATGGCTTCACGCTCGATACCACGAAGGAGAAGACCGACGTTGTCACCGGCCATACCCTGATCGAGTTGCTTACGGAACATCTCAACACCGGTAACGGTGGTCTTCTGAGTGTCCTTCATACCGACGATTTCGATTTCTTCGCCAACCTTGACAATACCACGCTCAATACGACCGGTCGCAACGGTACCACGTCCGGTAATGGAGAAGACGTCTTCAACAGACATGAGAAGCGGCTTGTCGATGTCGCGCTCCGGCTCGGCAATGTCCTTGTCGATCGCATCCATCAGCTTGCCGATCGCTTCAACACCTTCCGGCTTGCCTTCGAGGGCAGCGGTTGCGGAACCACGAACGATTGTGATGTCATCGCCGGGATACTCGTACTTGGAAAGGAGGTCACGAACTTCCATCTCAACGAGCTCGAGGAGCTCTTCGTCGTCGAGCAGGTCAACCTTGTTCAGCCAGACAACGATGGTGGGAACACCAACCTGACGGGCAAGAAGGATGTGCTCACGGGTCTGCGGCATGGGGCCGTCAGCAGCGGAAACAACCAGAATCGCGCCGTCCATTTGAGCGGCACCGGTGATCATGTTCTTGACGAAGTCGGCGTGGCCCGGGCA is a window encoding:
- the rplJ gene encoding 50S ribosomal protein L10; translated protein: MRPEKKYLVDEVSTHLAKSDYVYLANYERITVDETAELRASLAEHDAEFHVVKNTIFGIAAGEKEYPDVSEHLSGPTAIIVGGNNPSGVAKVLNKFFKDKEKVDLKVGIFNDKTLDKQQIEALAKLPGLESLRAQLLGLLTQPGTGLVRVLNAVPQNVVNVLQAKVRAENGE
- the rplL gene encoding 50S ribosomal protein L7/L12; the encoded protein is MADITKDQVVEWLSAQSVLEVADLVKELEEKWGVSAAAPVAVAAGGAPAAGGGEEAAEEKDEFDVILKAAGSNKIGAIKEVRAITGLGLKEAKELVEGAPKPVKEGASKDEAEEIKKKLEAAGAEVELK
- the rplK gene encoding 50S ribosomal protein L11, whose product is MSKKVTGEIRLQLPAGAANPAPPVGPALGAQGVNIMGFCKEFNAKTKDQAGMILPTVITVYADRSFTFILKSPPAAILLKKAAGIAKGSGVPNKEKVGTVTRKQVLEICETKKNDLNAKDEDAAFNIIAGTARSMGLEVVD
- the secE gene encoding preprotein translocase subunit SecE → MKNPFTSIRLFYKEMMAELKKASWPSKTELRDSTFVVLIATAILGSFIALTDFSLMNGVELLTSWVR
- the tuf gene encoding elongation factor Tu, whose translation is MAKETFERTKPHVNVGTIGHIDHGKTTTTTAILKVQADKGLAEFKSYADIAKGGTVRDETKTVTIAVAHVEYETENRHYAHVDCPGHADFVKNMITGAAQMDGAILVVSAADGPMPQTREHILLARQVGVPTIVVWLNKVDLLDDEELLELVEMEVRDLLSKYEYPGDDITIVRGSATAALEGKPEGVEAIGKLMDAIDKDIAEPERDIDKPLLMSVEDVFSITGRGTVATGRIERGIVKVGEEIEIVGMKDTQKTTVTGVEMFRKQLDQGMAGDNVGLLLRGIEREAIERGQVIAKPGSITPHTSAKAELYVLSKEEGGRHTPFFDGYRPQFFFGTADVTGIIKCPEGVEMVMPGDNLTVDIELGKNVAMEAGQRFAIREGGRTIGAGRITEVTK
- the nusG gene encoding transcription termination/antitermination protein NusG, which codes for MSETSTITGPRWYAVQTLSNQEQKAKKYLDKFIAIEEMEDFVFDVLMPTETVTEVKNGKKTTKTRKFYPGYVFVNMRLYDDDGKLLQKPWYFVREAQGVINFVGGDRPTPLKKSEIDRIINQVEEAEGKEKPKIEYEVGEMVKVNDGPFANLVGKIEEIDPDRGKLKVSVSIFGRYTPVELEYWQVQRTEES
- the rplA gene encoding 50S ribosomal protein L1, which produces MATQQIKGSKRYRSAVEMTDLTKTYSVEEASALLNKLPKAKFDETVEIYAHLTVDPRKSDQMVRGTLSLPNGSGKTVRVIVFTENPDEAKEAGADEAGLDDLIEKVSGGWTDFDVAIATTSAMKSVRKVARVLGPRGLMPNPKSGTVTDDIPAGIKEVKGGRVEFKMDKTANVAIVVGKRSFTPEQITENAEAAIKALTDAKPQSTTGKFLKSLTLSATMSPGISVDAAPYNKS